Proteins co-encoded in one Lasioglossum baleicum chromosome 3, iyLasBale1, whole genome shotgun sequence genomic window:
- the LOC143207436 gene encoding uncharacterized protein LOC143207436 encodes MSHRDISEVEPEGTSALAAGSRSLFLETVCRSNAACQNGDYALAASLYTEALALDPLSHVLYSNRSAARLKMGLFALALQDAVRATELSPQWPKAYYRQGVALQCLGRHGEALVAFSTGLAHDPSNCQLLSGLVEASLKSPLRATLEPTFQQLRAMKLDESPFVVISVVGQELLGAGQYKAAAGVLEAALTIGSCSLKLRGSVFSALSSAYWALNSLDKAINYMQQDLGVARSLGDTQGECRAHGNLGSAYFSKGSFKEALTAHRYQLVLAMKCKDTQAAASALTSLGHVYTAIGDLPNALASHKQCVQLVKQMGDRLQEAREIGNVGAVYLAMGEFESAVDCHTQHLRIARRLGDRVEEARAFSNLGSSHHYRRNFGQAMAYHENVLRIAQELGDRAIEMRAYAGLGHAARCAGDLAQAKLWHQRQLDVALATKDKVAEGRACSNLGIVYQLLGEHEAALKLHQAHLGIARSLGDKAGMGRAFGNIGNAYNALGYYEQAIKYHKQELTISKEVNDRSSEASTHGNLAVAYQAVQGHEAALRHYRAHLAIARELKDTAGEACALLNLANCLSSRGRFEEAVPYYENYLMLSQELHDVEGEAKACHFLGYAHYCLGNHREAVRYYDQDLALAKDLQDKSGMGRAYCNLGLAHLALENLDTALECQKYYLAIAHMTKHLAGKFRALGNIGDCLLRLGETEEAIKMHQRQLNLARQAGDRSLEAAAYGALGIAHRTIKNLDKALGFHTQELTLRQEAGDLRGECRAHGNLGAVHMALGQYTHAVKCYQEQLERSKELADSGVEAQALGNLGIARLNMAHYEDAIGYFEQQLATLEPLTMGTALLDKARALGNLGDCYEALGDPEEAIKCHEQQLVAATKLKSIREQERAYRGLGRAREATGNLQEALVCFEKRLVAAHEVDSPESRGAAYGDLGRVHAALGNHEQAVSCLSHQLALARGLGDKAAEAEAASGLGAVHLLMDDPNSALRHHQLELSIAEGLDAAGLQARACANLGMTQEALGQFEEAIRLQEQSLSLAAAAGDQPARAAAFSSLGRLHHLCGDLSRSLSYLQSGLSLSEGLGRREEAARLRHRLGLVHWEADEATIAVEHLEKAANLLESLDGTSPILTCGQPNKSELLSETYRMLQKVLINLNRAEEALNWAERSRRSKSNCLDEAAHYSEIIDRQRGVILYYSEVGCELHAWCLAPGRGLLRFHSATLDDGVGLEKRVLQAREALLDETSELVEEAKIPSRGHHLNASSYSLSSLFSVGSVSSRAGSARWGRGTKGPTWQPPLPIQVLYHLLLAPFEDLLPPARKELIMVVEKSLYLAPLPALQSNPGEDYLCERFSLLVVPSLAALRKRSKTPMPEGGATVAALVAGNPILSEELREEYGWTENVSSTETESEIVAELLEARALTGAEATRSAVLRSLPDAECVHLTVPVFWNSSSLVLTADQCEETSERPEYLLSHMDIARLRIAARLVVISSGHCWNNTDNTTATADGVQNLAKALLNAGAQCILIGMWSVPPTAGSILLRAFYSAMLQGARASRALAEAMQTVQHTRHFAHPANWAGWLLVGGDARLSNKVALMGQALAELLRGGPEQSRDALRVTLHLVEKSLQRIHRGQKNAMYTTQRSIENKVGAASGWRELLMSVGFRFEPAGNGIPSSVFFPQSDPEERLTRCSASLQALLGLGPSSLHALARLLQAPEAAEDVIAAMRRASCATEGQEVTLPVQVWRVSGSHELFASLGFDLMEVGQSEVILRTGKQASRRAVQFALQALLALFDTQEAPKSLSLDSSSSMESLASVAHTEKNVIERPRLGGAFANYVRHRGEPDGKTMEPPNVQIPTSRQPCQNGGGESDVAFTPSPPVALNLNHQAHIRNLYPDQSIRPGSSSSSSVTDWDSGHATVLRKQPLPPLPATILERLSVRTEIGSNSPRKPRHPTTTEDICSQSDSTQSAETHNQNLRNVATSLTSLTRELTPTISEVYHERNLGLGLAPSLSKLLEEVASVPENEEPQSTRANHNQSQNWIQSESELCRRDEADGRSIAESQCSATSSNKIHRKAPPPPV; translated from the exons ATGTCTCATAGGGATATCTCTGAG GTGGAGCCCGAAGGTACATCGGCTTTGGCTGCAGGATCGAGGTCTCTGTTTTTAGAGACAGTCTGCCGTAGCAATGCAGCTTGTCAGAATGGTGATTACGCTCTTGCCGCAAGCTTATACACAGAAGCTCTTGCCTTGGATCCTCTCAGTCATGTGCTGTACTCAAATAGATCAGCAGCACGGCTCAAAATGGGTTTATTTGCGCTTGCTCTTCAAGATGCAGTTAGAGCTACCGAACTTAGTCCTCAGTGGCCAAAG GCATATTACCGCCAAGGAGTAGCATTACAATGTTTAGGAAGGCACGGAGAGGCCCTTGTGGCTTTCAGTACCGGTCTAGCACATGATCCTTCTAATTGTCAATTATTATCTGGTCTGGTAGAGGCATCTTTAAAATCTCCGCTACGGGCAACATTAGAACCAACGTTCCAACAATTGCGTGCAATGAAACTCGATGAATCTCCTTTTGTTGTAATTTCTGTTGTTGGTCAAGAACTTCTTGGGGCAGGACAGTATAAAGCTGCAGCTGGTGTATTGGAAGCTGCGCTAACCATTGGCTCGTGTAGTTTAAAATTAAGGGGTTCTGTATTTTCGGCTCTATCTAGTGCGTACTGGGCATTAAATTCTTTGGACAAAGCGATCAATTATATGCAACAAGACTTAG ggGTGGCACGATCTTTAGGAGATACACAGGGTGAATGTCGAGCTCATGGAAATTTGGGCTCTGCGTATTTTAGCAAAGGCAGTTTCAAAGAAGCTTTAACAGCGCATAGGTATCAATTGGTTTTAGCTATGAAGTGCAAAGACACTCAAGCTGCAGCTTCTGCTTTAACAAGCTTAGGTCACGTTTATACAGCTATTGGTGATTTACCGAATGCGCTTGCTTCCCATAAGCAATGTGTACAATTGGTGAAACAAATGGGAGATCGACTTCAGGAAGCACGGGAAATAGGTAATGTGGGAGCCGTTTATTTAGCAATGGGAGAATTTGAAAGTGCTGTTGATTGTCACACCCAGCATTTGAGAATAGCAAGACGACTAGGAGATCGTGTAGAGGAAGCAAGAGCTTTTAGTAACTTGGGATCATCTCATCACTATAGAAGAAATTTTGGTCAAGCAATGGCTTATCACGAAAATGTTCTAAGAATAGCTCAAGAACTCGGCGATAGAGCAATAGAAATGAGAGCATATGCTGGATTGGGTCATGCTGCAAGATGTGCAG GCGATCTTGCACAAGCCAAGCTGTGGCACCAGAGACAACTTGACGTTGCATTAGCTACGAAAGACAAAGTAGCTGAAGGACGAGCATGCAGCAATTTAGGCATAGTGTATCAGTTACTTGGTGAACATGAAGCTGCACTTAAATTGCATCAAGCTCACTTAGGAATTGCTAGATCGTTGGGAGATAAAGCTGGCATGGGCAGAGCATTTGGAAACATCGGAAACGCTTATAATGCATTAGGATATTACGAACAGGCTATTAAATATCATAAACAAGAATTAACAATAAGTAAAGAG GTCAATGATCGTAGTTCAGAAGCTAGTACACATGGCAATTTAGCAGTAGCGTATCAAGCTGTACAAGGTCATGAGGCAGCGTTGAGGCATTATAGAGCTCACTTAGCTATAGCACGAGAGTTGAAAGACACCGCGGGTGAAGCATGTGCTTTGCTTAATCTTGCAAACTGTTTGTCATCTCGTGGCAGATTTGAAGAAGCAGTTCCATATTACGAAAATTACCTTATGCTATCCCAAGAATTGCACGACGTTGAAGGAGAAGCAAAAGCGTGTCACTTTTTGGGCTATGCCCATTATTGTTTAGGTAATCATCGTGAGGCCGTCAGATATTACGATCAAGATTTGGCATTAGCAAAGGATTTACAGGATAAATCTGGAATGGGAagagcatactgtaatttaggaTTAGCACATTTAGCTCTTGAAAATTTAGATACTGCACTAGAATGCCAAAAATATTACTTAG CTATTGCACATATGACTAAGCATTTAGCTGGAAAATTTCGAGCGTTGGGAAATATCGGTGATTGTCTCTTGCGTCTTGGAGAAACTGAAGAAGCGATAAAAATGCACCAACGACAATTAAATTTGGCTCGTCAAGCTGGTGATCGGAGTCTAGAGGCTGCTGCCTATGGAGCATTAGGTATAGCTCATCGGACGATAAAAAATCTTGATAAGGCTCTAGGATTTCATACTCAAGAATTAACTTTAAGACAAGAAGCCGGGGATTTGCGTGGCGAGTGTAGAGCTCACGGAAACTTAGGTGCAGTACACATGGCATTGGGTCAATATACTCATGCAGTTAAATGTTATCAGGAACAACTAGAAAGATCAAAAGAATTAGCCGATTCAGGTGTCGAGGCCCAAGCATTAG GAAACTTAGGGATAGCTAGACTGAATATGGCACATTATGAAGAcgcaattggatattttgaacaACAACTAGCAACTTTAGAACCTCTGACGATGGGCACTGCTTTGTTAGACAAAGCTAGAGCGCTTGGTAATCTAGGTGATTGTTACGAAGCATTAGGAGACCCGGAAGAAGCCATTAAGTGTCACGAACAACAATTGGTGGCTGCTACAAAATTGAAAAGTATAAGAGAACAAGAAAGAGCATATCGAGGATTGGGTAGAGCTCGAGAAGCGACTGGAAATTTGCAAGAAGCGTTGGTTTGCTTTGAAAAAAGATTGGTGGCTGCGCATGAAGTTGACAGTCCAGAATCGAGGGGTGCTGCTTATGGAGATTTAG gcAGAGTCCATGCTGCGTTAGGTAATCATGAACAAGCTGTAAGTTGTCTGTCGCATCAGCTAGCTCTTGCTAGAGGACTTGGTGATAAAGCTGCTGAAGCAGAAGCTGCTAGTGGATTAGGAGCAGTTCATTTATTAATGGACGATCCAAACTCTGCGTTGCGACACCATCAATTAGAATTATCGATCGCCGAAGGTTTAGATGCAGCTGGATTACAAGCCAGAGCATGTGCGAATTTAGGTATGACTCAAGAAGCATTAGGACAATTTGAAGAAGCTATAAGATTGCAAGAACAATCGCTGAGTCTTGCAGCAGCAGCTGGAGACCAACCAGCGAGGGCGGCTGCTTTCTCCAGCTTAGGACGCCTTCATCATTTATGTGGTGATTTGTCACGATCCTTGAGTTACTTGCAATCTGGTTTATCATTGTCCGAAGGATTGGgaagaagagaagaagcagCTAGATTAAGGCATAGACTCGGTCTTGTTCACTGGGAAGCCGATGAAGCAACTATTGCTGTAGAACATTTAGAAAAAGCTGCAAATTTATTAGAATCATTAGACGGCACCTCTCCTATCCTTACTTGTGGACAACCAAACAAGTCTGAATTATTATCAGAAACGTATAGAATGTTACAGAAAGTGTTAATCAATTTGAACAGAGCTGAAGAGGCTTTAAATTGGGCAGAAAGATCCAGACGTTCTAAAAGTAATTGTTTGGATGAAGCTGCGCATTATTCAGAAATCATTGATAGACAACGTGGagttatattgtattatag TGAGGTAGGATGCGAATTACACGCTTGGTGCCTTGCTCCTGGTCGAGGTTTGTTGCGGTTTCATTCGGCTACATTGGATGACGGTGTAGGATTAGAAAAACGAGTTTTACAAGCAAGAGAAGCTCTTTTGGATGAAACGAGTGAACTTGTTGAAGAAGCGAAAATACCGTCACGAGGACATCATCTTAATGCTAGCTCTTATAGTTTAAGTAGCCTGTTTAGCGTGGGTTCTGTCAGTTCTCGAGCAGGAAGTGCTCGATGGGGACGAGGAACAAAGGGACCTACATGGCAACCACCACTGCCGATTCAAGTACTTTACCATTTACTTTTGGCTCCGTTCGAAGATCTTTTACCGCCTGCAAGAAAGGAATTGATAATGGTAGTGGAGAAGTCACTATATTTGGCCCCACTTCCAGCGTTACAATCAAATCCTGGAGAAGATTACTTGTGTGAAAGGTTTTCCTTATTAGTCGTACCATCTCTTGCAGCTTTAAGAAAACGATCAAAAACTCCTATGCCAGAGGGTGGCGCCACAGTGGCTGCATTAGTTGCAGGAAACCCGATACTTTCTGAAGAACTTAGAGAAGAATATGGCTGGACTGAAAATGTATCCTCTACCGAAACGGAATCTGAGATTGTTGCTGAGCTACTGGAAGCCCGTGCACTGACTG GGGCAGAAGCAACTAGATCAGCTGTTTTAAGATCATTACCTGATGCAGAATGTGTACACCTGACAGTCCCAGTCTTTTGGAACTCCAGTAGCTTGGTATTAACTGCCGATCAATGCGAAGAGACCTCTGAAAGACCAGAATATTTATTAAGTCATATGGATATTGCAAGATTGAGAATAGCTGCACGATTAGTTGTCATATCTAGCGGTCACTGTTGGAATAATACAGATAACACGACTGCTACAGCAGATGGTGTACAAAATTTAGCTAAAGCTTTATTAAATGCAGGAGCACAATGTATACTTATTGGAATGTGGTCCGTTCCACCCACAGCTGGCAGTATTTTATTACGAGCATTTTATAGTGCCATGCTGCAAGGTGCTAGAGCGTCAAGAGCATTAGCAGAAGCAATGCAAACAGTCCAACATACAAGGCACTTTGCTCATCCTGCAAATTGGGCTGGTTGGCTACTTGTTGGCGGAGATGCGAGATTATCAAACAAA gTCGCTCTAATGGGACAAGCGCTTGCGGAATTATTGCGTGGTGGTCCTGAACAAAGCCGCGATGCTTTACGCGTAACACTTCATTTAGTAGAAAAATCATTACAGCGAATACATCGGGGACAGAAAAATGCTATGTATACAACTCAACGTAGCATTGAAAATAAAGTAGGTGCAGCCTCAGGTTGGCGAGAACTTTTAATGTCGGTGGGATTCAGATTTGAGCCTGCCGGAAACGGGATACCGTCTTCTGTATTTTTCCCACAAAGTGATCCTGAAGAGAGATTAACAAGATGTAGTGCTAGCTTACAAGCATTATTAGGGTTGGGGCCATCATCTTTACATGCACTTGCTAGACTGTTACAG GCACCTGAGGCTGCAGAAGATGTTATTGCAGCAATGCGAAGAGCTAGTTGTGCTACAGAAGGTCAAGAAGTTACATTACCGGTGCAAGTGTGGAGAGTTTCAGGGTCTCATGAATTGTTTGCGAGTTTGGGTTTTGATCTTATGGAAGTTGGTCAGTCGGAAGTAATATTAAGAACAGGAAAACAAGCATCGCGAAGAGCTGTTCAATTTGCTCTTCAAGCTCTCCTTGCTTTGTTCG ATACACAAGAGGCGCCGAAAAGTTTAAGTTTAGATTCCAGTAGTTCAATGGAGAGCCTAGCTTCTGTTGCTCACACTGAGAAAAATGTTATAGAACGACCTCGACTAGGAGGTGCATTTGCAAATTACGTTCGACATCGAGGTGAACCAGATGGAAAAACTATGGAACCACCGAATGTTCAAATTCCTACATCTCGTCAGCCTTGTCAAAATGGCGGAG GTGAATCGGATGTTGCTTTTACTCCAAGTCCTCCAGTAGCACTCAATCTAAATCATCAAGCACATATTAGAAATCTTTATCCTGATCAAAGCATAAGACCTGGATCTAGTTCAAGTAGTTCGGTAACAGATTGGGATAGTGGCCACGCAACTGTGTTAAGGAAGCAGCCATTACCACCTTTGCCAGCAACGATTTTAGAAAGGTTAAGCGTTAGAACAGAAATTGGGTCTAATTCGCCAAGAAAACCGCGTCATCCTACAACAACCGAAGATATTTGCTCGCAGTCTGATTCTACGCAATCTGCAGAAACTCATAatcaaaatttaagaaatgtagCTACGTCTCTTACAAGTCTTACGCGTGAATTAACACCTACAATTTCGGAAGTGTATCACGAACGAAATTTAGGATTAGGATTAGCACCGTCTTTATCAAAATTACTAGAAGAAGTCGCTTCTGTTCCTGAAAACGAAGAGCCTCAATCAACGCGTGCAAATCACAACCAGAGTCAAAATTGGATACAATCCGAATCTGAATTGTGTCGAAGGGACGAGGCTGATGGTAGATCTATCGCTGAATCGCAATGCAGTGCTACCAGCTCTAATAAAATCCACCGCAAAGCGCCTCCTCCTCCAGTAtag
- the LOC143207445 gene encoding peptidyl-tRNA hydrolase 2, mitochondrial has translation MNSDKLNISEMVLGNLDAVGFTVAAIIGYYIYRTMATTSRRLKESEEANESSNDVVFTDEYDSYKLILVVRTDLKMGKGKVAAQCAHAAVAAYKAALKHPKILQAWEESGQAKITVKVDSEDALKEIAKQARSVGLLANVIQDAGHTQIAPGSRTVCAVGPGPAPLIDQVTGHLKLF, from the exons ATGAATTCCGACAAGCTAAATATTTCCGAAATGGTACTCGGAAATTTGGATGCAGTAGGATTTACTGTTGCGGCAATAATAGGTTACTATATATATAGAACAATGGCAACAACAAGCAGAAGATTAAAAGAATCTGAAGAGGCAAATGAATCTTCAAACGATGTG GTGTTCACTGATGAGTATGATAGTTATAAACTTATCTTAGTAGTTAGAACTGATTTAAAAATGGGAAAAGGTAAAGTTGCGGCACAATGTGCTCACGCTGCCGTTGCTGCATATAAGGCAGCTCTAAAACATCCAAAAATTTTACAAGCTTGGGAAGAATCTGGGCAGGCAAAGATTACTGTTAAG GTTGATAGTGAAGATGCTTTAAAAGAAATAGCAAAACAAGCAAGATCTGTGGGACTTTTGGCAAATGTGATACAAGATGCTGGCCATACACAAATTGCACCTGGAAGTAGAACTGTATGTGCAGTTGGTCCAGGTCCGGCTCCATTGATAGATCAAGTGACTGGacatttaaaattgttttaa